A single region of the Gorilla gorilla gorilla isolate KB3781 chromosome 1, NHGRI_mGorGor1-v2.1_pri, whole genome shotgun sequence genome encodes:
- the NPPB gene encoding natriuretic peptides B, translating to MDPQTAPSRALLLLLFLHLAFLGGRSHPLGSPGSASDLETSGLQEQRNHLQGKLSELQVEQTSLEPLQESPRPTGVWKAREVATEGIRGHRKMVLYTLQAPRSPKMVQGSGCFGRKMDRISSSSGLGCKVLRRH from the exons ATGGATCCCCAGACAGCACCTTCCCGGgcgctcctgctcctgctcttcTTGCACCTGGCTTTCCTGGGAGGTCGTTCCCACCCGCTGGGCAGCCCCGGTTCAGCCTCGGACTTGGAAACGTCCGGGTTACAG GAGCAGCGCAACCATTTGCAGGGCAAACTGTCGGAGCTGCAGGTGGAGCAGACATCCCTGGAGCCCCTCCAGGAGAGCCCCCGTCCCACAGGTGTCTGGAAGGCCCGGGAGGTAGCCACCGAGGGCATCCGTGGGCACCGCAAAATGGTCCTCTACACCCTGCAGGCACCACGAAGCCCCAAGATGGTGCAAGGGTCTGGCTGCTTTGGGAGGAAGATGGACCGGATCAGCTCCTCCAGTGGCCTGGGCTGCAAAG TGCTGAGGCGGCATTAA
- the NPPA gene encoding natriuretic peptides A, producing MSSFSTTTVSFLLLLAFQLLGQTRANPMYNAVSNADLMDFKNLLDHLEEKMPLEDEVVPPQVLSEQNEEVGAALSTLPEVPPWTGEVSAAQRDGGALGRGPWDSSDRSALLKSKLRALLTAPRSLRRSSCFGGRMDRIGAQSGLGCNSFRYRR from the exons ATGAGCTCCTTCTCCACCACCACCGTGAGCTTCCTCCTTTTACTGGCATTCCAGCTCCTAGGTCAGACCAGAGCTAATCCCATGTACAATGCCGTGTCCAATGCAGACCTGATGGATTTCAAG aATTTGCTGGACCATTTGGAAGAAAAGATGCCTTTAGAAGATGAGGTCGTGCCCCCACAAGTGCTCAGTGAGCAGAATGAAGAAGTGGGGGCTGCTCTCAGCACCCTCCCTGAGGTGCCTCCCTGGACCGGGGAAGTCAGTGCAGCCCAGAGAGATGGAGGTGCCCTCGGGCGGGGCCCCTGGGACTCCTCTGATCGATCTGCCCTCCTAAAAAGCAAGCTGAGGGCGCTGCTCACTGCCCCTCGGAGCCTGCGGAGATCCAGCTGCTTCGGGGGCAGGATGGACAGGATTGGAGCCCAGAGCGGACTGGGCTGTAACAGCTTCCGG TACCGAAGATAA